The following are encoded in a window of Actinomycetes bacterium genomic DNA:
- a CDS encoding oligosaccharide flippase family protein has translation MSLGRRAVRGTLWVGASSWVNRLVLLVVLAMLAQRLSPREFGILSVLGLARNALVIFGGYGFGDAVVYQRDRIRQAARTAFTITTVLGTLLGLALLPAAPAVAAFFRVPEATGPIRAYALVIAVGTAVRVPLAMLTRELAFGRRFVPEAVGSVAGGLVTIGAVLSGRGVWSVVVGDAVREVLVFALVFVVLPERFGFGWDRGLAVTMWRYARHSLTSEVFEFSLQNVDYALVGRLLGPVALGYYTLAFRVAILPFLVVTYVLAGVSFPFYARAAPDLERVRHAFYSTLRLGMALTVLLAGGLLFLAPGVQVLGSQWEPSVATARVLGLYVCLRSAAHFMTPLLAATGHPGADAALRACWFVLLACLVLLVAPEGITAVAGAQAVVAGVLLVAYAEAARRLVGVRPGVVAAVLGRLAVAVALGGAVVLGLRTLGGVWAADATWPTLLLLGTSFTLAYAAAAWLLMPALRADVRRLRTHLTR, from the coding sequence TTGAGCCTCGGCCGGCGGGCCGTGCGGGGCACGCTCTGGGTCGGGGCGAGCTCATGGGTCAACCGGCTCGTCCTGCTGGTCGTCCTCGCCATGCTGGCGCAGCGGCTCAGCCCGCGGGAGTTCGGCATCCTGAGCGTCCTCGGCCTGGCCCGCAACGCCCTGGTCATCTTCGGCGGCTACGGGTTCGGCGACGCCGTGGTCTACCAGCGTGACCGGATCAGGCAGGCGGCCAGGACGGCCTTCACGATCACGACCGTCCTCGGCACGCTGCTGGGGCTCGCCCTGCTCCCCGCCGCCCCGGCGGTGGCGGCGTTCTTCCGCGTCCCGGAGGCCACCGGCCCGATCCGCGCCTACGCGCTCGTCATCGCCGTGGGCACCGCCGTGCGGGTCCCGCTGGCGATGCTCACCCGTGAGCTGGCGTTCGGCAGACGCTTCGTGCCCGAGGCGGTCGGCAGCGTCGCCGGGGGGCTGGTCACCATCGGCGCGGTGCTCAGCGGCAGAGGCGTCTGGTCGGTGGTCGTCGGCGACGCCGTGCGTGAGGTGCTGGTCTTCGCGCTCGTGTTCGTCGTCCTCCCCGAGCGGTTCGGGTTTGGCTGGGACCGTGGTCTCGCGGTGACGATGTGGCGGTACGCGCGGCACTCGCTGACCTCGGAGGTGTTCGAGTTCTCGCTGCAGAACGTCGACTACGCGCTCGTCGGGCGGCTCCTCGGGCCGGTGGCGCTGGGCTACTACACGCTGGCGTTCCGCGTCGCCATCCTGCCGTTCCTCGTGGTGACCTACGTGCTTGCCGGGGTGAGCTTCCCCTTCTACGCCCGGGCGGCCCCCGACCTCGAACGGGTACGCCACGCCTTCTACTCCACGCTGCGCCTGGGGATGGCGCTGACCGTGCTGCTCGCCGGCGGGCTGCTGTTCCTCGCCCCGGGCGTGCAGGTGCTCGGCAGCCAGTGGGAGCCGTCCGTCGCCACCGCCCGCGTGCTCGGGCTCTACGTGTGCCTGCGGTCGGCCGCGCACTTCATGACCCCGCTGCTTGCGGCCACGGGGCACCCGGGCGCCGACGCCGCCCTGCGTGCCTGCTGGTTCGTCCTGCTCGCCTGCCTGGTCCTGCTCGTGGCCCCCGAGGGCATCACGGCCGTCGCGGGGGCCCAGGCCGTGGTCGCCGGCGTGCTGCTCGTCGCCTATGCCGAGGCCGCCCGGCGGCTCGTCGGGGTCCGTCCAGGCGTGGTGGCCGCCGTCCTCGGCCGGCTCGCCGTGGCGGTGGCCCTCGGCGGCGCCGTGGTGCTCGGCCTGCGGACGCTCGGCGGCGTCTGGGCGGCGGACGCGACCTGGCCGACGCTGCTGCTCCTCGGCACCTCGTTCACGCTCGCCTACGCCGCGGCGGCCTGGCTCCTGATGCCGGCGCTACGCGCCGACGTCCGGCGGCTGCGCACCCACCTCACTCGATGA
- a CDS encoding glycosyltransferase family A protein — MTEPSTTAPDRPLDVAVIIPAFNAAHYLDQTLASVAGQTRAPVVVVVADDGSTDDTAERARRWQGHLPVEVVRLARNVGPGPARHRAILATDTPVLAMLDADDLWFPDHLETMTAAYERAPGLVSAREFAWIPGRGIDLARRRARPPIPTDPEGQLAALLQYNYVSFGFFPRTLYERVGGFRSFLGTEDWDLWIRMLRSGARLTEASHPTALHRVRSGSLSVDPAPIVEHGIAVLTAAAAEASSPWERAAAERGLRALRARKRYHDVWSLAGDGHPWRARLAALQGLRGGGLKLTLGLAAMAVAPRTSLQLDRATRRYRVFTVE, encoded by the coding sequence ATGACCGAGCCCTCCACCACGGCGCCGGACCGCCCGCTGGACGTCGCGGTCATCATCCCTGCGTTCAACGCCGCTCACTACCTGGACCAGACGCTTGCGTCGGTCGCCGGCCAGACCCGCGCCCCGGTCGTGGTCGTGGTCGCCGACGACGGCTCGACCGACGACACGGCCGAGCGGGCCCGGCGCTGGCAAGGCCACCTGCCGGTCGAGGTCGTGCGCCTGGCGCGCAACGTCGGGCCCGGGCCGGCGCGCCATCGGGCGATCCTGGCCACCGACACCCCCGTGCTGGCGATGCTCGACGCCGACGACCTGTGGTTCCCCGACCATCTGGAGACGATGACGGCGGCGTACGAGCGCGCCCCCGGGCTGGTGAGCGCGCGGGAGTTCGCCTGGATCCCGGGGCGCGGGATCGACCTGGCGCGGCGGCGGGCGCGGCCGCCGATCCCCACCGACCCGGAGGGCCAGCTCGCCGCGCTGCTGCAGTACAACTACGTCAGCTTCGGGTTCTTCCCACGCACGCTGTACGAGCGGGTGGGCGGCTTCCGCAGCTTCCTGGGCACCGAGGACTGGGACCTGTGGATCAGGATGCTGCGGAGCGGCGCGAGGCTGACCGAGGCCTCCCACCCGACCGCCCTGCACCGCGTCCGCTCGGGCAGCCTCTCGGTCGACCCGGCGCCCATCGTGGAGCACGGCATCGCGGTGCTCACCGCGGCGGCTGCCGAGGCGAGCTCACCATGGGAACGGGCGGCCGCCGAGCGCGGGCTCCGCGCGCTGCGCGCCAGGAAGCGGTACCACGACGTGTGGTCCCTCGCCGGCGACGGCCACCCCTGGCGCGCGCGGCTCGCGGCCTTGCAGGGGCTGCGGGGCGGTGGCTTGAAGCTCACCCTCGGCCTGGCCGCGATGGCGGTCGCGCCCCGCACCTCTCTCCAGCTCGACCGGGCCACCAGGCGCTACCGCGTCTTCACCGTGGAGTGA
- a CDS encoding GNAT family N-acetyltransferase, with the protein MGDQSGLQLLVQPRLGALERAWDALVERLPLPSPFLRSWWLEQTAGGVPRFLLVMDGDELAGGLALQEERWLGVPRLRVMGAGALCPDHLDVVALPGREQDVLAALAAWLRRPGSRVLDLEGVAGGSRLAAALPGRVRREVVAVAPWAPLAADPGDWLRTRPRGFRATLRKATRRLEQEAAEHRVLRDGSVDAALATLRRLHGAQWGERSNFLAAYDQFAAASRAGASRGEVVLHELAAGEVVVAAVSCFELAGRVSLYQSGRLSAHRWRNAATVLLAKVVEDACRHGLTEVDLLRGDEPYKANFASAAREIVRLQAAHGSAGRLALAALVLGTRVRTLAGRLLRQVRTRLRHLRTRLRHRRALPAPLAAAQLVPQGVRAHGGDLGPVHQR; encoded by the coding sequence ATGGGCGACCAAAGCGGCCTGCAGCTTCTCGTGCAGCCCCGCCTCGGCGCGCTGGAGCGCGCCTGGGACGCCCTGGTCGAGCGCCTGCCCCTGCCCTCTCCGTTCCTGCGCTCGTGGTGGCTCGAGCAGACCGCGGGCGGCGTCCCCCGCTTCCTGCTGGTCATGGACGGGGATGAGCTGGCCGGCGGGCTCGCTCTGCAAGAGGAGCGGTGGCTCGGCGTGCCGCGCCTGCGCGTGATGGGCGCGGGCGCCCTCTGCCCCGACCACCTCGACGTCGTCGCGCTCCCCGGCCGCGAGCAGGACGTGCTCGCGGCGCTGGCCGCCTGGCTGCGCCGGCCCGGGTCGCGGGTGCTGGACCTCGAGGGCGTGGCCGGCGGCTCCCGCCTCGCGGCGGCGCTTCCCGGGCGGGTGCGCCGCGAGGTCGTCGCCGTGGCCCCATGGGCGCCTCTCGCGGCAGACCCCGGCGACTGGCTGCGCACCCGCCCGCGGGGCTTCCGCGCCACGCTCCGGAAGGCCACCCGGCGGCTCGAGCAGGAGGCGGCCGAGCACCGCGTGCTCCGAGACGGCTCGGTCGACGCCGCGCTCGCCACCCTGCGGCGCCTGCACGGCGCGCAGTGGGGTGAGCGGTCCAACTTCCTGGCCGCCTACGACCAGTTCGCGGCGGCCAGCCGGGCCGGGGCGTCGCGCGGCGAGGTCGTGCTCCACGAGCTCGCCGCGGGCGAGGTGGTCGTCGCCGCGGTGAGCTGCTTCGAACTCGCCGGCCGGGTGAGCCTTTACCAGAGCGGACGGCTGTCCGCGCACCGCTGGCGCAACGCGGCGACCGTCCTGCTCGCCAAGGTGGTCGAGGACGCCTGCCGGCACGGGCTGACCGAGGTCGACCTTCTCCGGGGCGACGAGCCGTACAAGGCGAACTTCGCCTCGGCCGCGCGGGAGATCGTGCGGCTCCAGGCCGCGCACGGGTCGGCCGGGCGCCTGGCACTGGCCGCGCTGGTCCTCGGCACCCGGGTGCGGACGCTGGCGGGGCGCCTCCTCCGGCAGGTCCGCACGCGGCTACGTCACCTCCGCACGCGGCTACGTCACCGGCGCGCGCTTCCTGCCCCGTTGGCCGCGGCGCAGCTGGTGCCGCAGGGCGTACGCGCGCATGGCGGTGACCTTGGCCCGGTCCACCAGCGGTGA
- a CDS encoding cupin domain-containing protein: MAQTRRHEAEGPTPAGGLMALEGTGFGEAFRRRQPVEFGHRLADHPLFTLEAIADLADALPRDSIIYDTADQALLVPEGGPPRGALDRPGDVVRLLDQNRSWLTLLNIEQHPAYAKLMDDCLDEVEPHIAARGVDMRRRVGFVFVSSPSSTTPAHFDIEHSLIMQMHGQKRLTFGRFETPQAEQHEVVRYWDGSHGRVEALPPELVSFDLTRGAGVYIPPVTPHWVRNGDAVSVSVTLTFFTPDTDRESLVQAFNARLRRMRLSPRWPGQSPLVDRAKVTAMRAYALRHQLRRGQRGRKRAPVT, translated from the coding sequence ATGGCACAGACCCGGCGTCACGAGGCTGAAGGGCCCACGCCGGCCGGTGGGCTCATGGCGCTCGAGGGGACGGGGTTCGGCGAGGCGTTCCGGCGGCGCCAGCCGGTCGAGTTCGGCCACAGGCTCGCCGACCACCCGCTGTTCACCCTGGAGGCGATCGCCGACCTGGCCGACGCCCTGCCGAGGGACTCGATCATCTACGACACGGCGGACCAGGCCCTGCTCGTCCCGGAAGGAGGGCCGCCCCGCGGCGCGCTCGACCGGCCCGGGGACGTCGTCCGCCTCCTCGACCAGAACCGCTCCTGGCTGACCCTGCTGAACATCGAGCAGCACCCGGCCTACGCGAAGCTGATGGACGACTGCCTCGACGAGGTCGAGCCCCACATCGCCGCGCGCGGCGTGGACATGCGCAGGCGGGTCGGGTTCGTGTTCGTGTCGTCGCCGAGTTCGACGACCCCCGCGCACTTCGACATCGAGCACAGCCTCATCATGCAGATGCACGGCCAGAAGCGGCTGACGTTCGGCAGGTTCGAGACGCCCCAGGCCGAGCAGCACGAGGTCGTGCGGTACTGGGACGGCTCCCACGGACGCGTCGAGGCGCTACCGCCCGAGCTCGTCTCGTTCGACCTGACGCGGGGCGCCGGCGTCTACATCCCGCCGGTCACTCCCCATTGGGTGCGCAACGGGGACGCGGTGTCGGTCTCGGTCACCCTCACGTTCTTCACGCCCGACACCGACCGGGAGTCGCTGGTGCAGGCGTTCAACGCGCGCCTGCGGCGCATGCGCCTGTCGCCCAGGTGGCCGGGGCAGTCACCGCTGGTGGACCGGGCCAAGGTCACCGCCATGCGCGCGTACGCCCTGCGGCACCAGCTGCGCCGCGGCCAACGGGGCAGGAAGCGCGCGCCGGTGACGTAG
- a CDS encoding transcriptional regulator produces the protein MPEASAHPTAADLLADVQAELEPVERAVRGHPFLTALAEGRVARDRLADLAAEQQSIIGSDRRSFAFLAARFPAAPAGDLFLGLAQGEGTALEHLAGFARWLGLDPASLGDREPSARGQAYTAFVAWLALNGSATDVAVAFLANLAAWGENCGRVSAALAGQHDAGPEATAFFDFFATPAPGFREHALAVVQAGLAAGDPPAQARHAARLLQSYELMFWDSLMDPWPPAPAGAP, from the coding sequence ATGCCGGAGGCTTCCGCCCACCCTACGGCCGCCGACCTGCTCGCCGACGTGCAAGCGGAGCTCGAGCCGGTCGAGCGCGCCGTGCGCGGTCATCCGTTCCTGACCGCACTGGCCGAGGGCAGAGTGGCGCGTGACCGGCTGGCCGATCTCGCGGCCGAACAGCAGTCGATCATCGGCAGCGACCGGCGCAGCTTCGCGTTCCTGGCCGCGCGCTTCCCCGCAGCGCCTGCAGGCGACCTGTTCCTCGGGCTCGCCCAGGGGGAGGGGACGGCGCTCGAGCACCTGGCCGGGTTCGCTCGCTGGCTCGGCCTGGACCCGGCCAGCCTGGGCGACCGGGAGCCAAGCGCGCGGGGCCAGGCGTACACCGCCTTCGTGGCGTGGCTGGCGTTGAACGGGTCAGCCACCGACGTGGCGGTGGCGTTCCTGGCCAACCTGGCCGCGTGGGGTGAGAACTGCGGGCGTGTCTCGGCCGCGCTCGCCGGGCAGCACGACGCCGGGCCGGAGGCGACGGCCTTCTTCGACTTCTTCGCCACGCCTGCACCCGGCTTCCGGGAACATGCCTTGGCCGTGGTCCAGGCCGGGCTGGCCGCGGGCGACCCGCCAGCGCAGGCACGGCATGCCGCCCGGCTGCTGCAGTCCTATGAGCTGATGTTCTGGGACAGCTTGATGGACCCCTGGCCACCCGCCCCAGCAGGCGCGCCATGA
- a CDS encoding DeoR/GlpR family DNA-binding transcription regulator produces the protein MYAEQRQQRIVELARSAGRVDVAALVAEFEVTAETVRRDLTALERHGVLRRVHGGAIPVERLGFEPGLAARDAVMTEEKERIAKAALAELPTEGSVLLDAGTTTARLAELLPGDRDLTVVTNGLPIALTLSVRPGLTLRLLGGRVRGRTLAVVDDWAQRDLREIYVDVAFVGTNGISLKRGLTTPDPAEAAVKRAMIAAARRVVVLADHTKVGSDHFARFGNLEDVDLLVTDSGLGAAQVARLETAGLEVVRA, from the coding sequence ATGTATGCGGAGCAACGGCAGCAGCGCATCGTGGAACTGGCCCGCAGCGCCGGGCGGGTCGACGTCGCCGCCCTGGTGGCCGAGTTCGAGGTGACCGCTGAGACCGTACGCCGGGACCTGACGGCGCTCGAGCGCCACGGCGTCCTGCGCCGTGTCCACGGCGGCGCCATCCCGGTCGAGCGGCTGGGGTTCGAGCCCGGCCTGGCCGCCCGCGACGCCGTCATGACCGAGGAGAAGGAGCGGATCGCCAAGGCAGCCCTGGCGGAGCTGCCCACCGAGGGCTCGGTGCTCCTGGACGCCGGGACCACCACCGCCCGCCTGGCCGAACTGCTGCCCGGCGACCGGGACCTGACCGTGGTGACCAACGGGCTGCCGATCGCGCTCACCCTGTCGGTCCGCCCGGGGCTCACCCTGCGGCTGCTCGGCGGCCGGGTGCGCGGCCGGACGCTGGCCGTGGTCGACGACTGGGCCCAGCGGGACCTGCGGGAGATCTACGTCGACGTGGCGTTCGTCGGCACCAACGGCATCTCGCTCAAGCGCGGGCTGACCACGCCCGACCCGGCCGAGGCGGCCGTCAAGCGGGCTATGATCGCCGCCGCGAGGCGGGTGGTGGTGCTCGCCGACCACACCAAGGTCGGCTCCGACCACTTCGCCAGATTCGGGAACTTGGAAGACGTCGACCTGCTGGTCACCGACTCCGGGCTGGGCGCCGCCCAGGTCGCCCGGCTCGAGACGGCCGGACTCGAGGTGGTGCGCGCATGA
- the pfkB gene encoding 1-phosphofructokinase, protein MIVTLTPNPSVDRTIEVDALVRGAVLRAQASRVDPGGKGVNVSRALAANARKTYAVLPAGGWEGDQLAALLAPEDVPVMLVPVSGSIRANVSVVEPDGTVTKLNEPGPTLSEAELEAVTAATVAAAAGADWVAVSGSLPPGTPVDFYARLIQRLGPASVRAAVDTSGPPLVAALAAGPDLIKPNREELAEAAGRPVTTLGEAVTAAEELRRRGARTVLASLGADGALLVDASGAVHGEARVDRPRSAVGAGDALLAGFLAGGGSGPEALAEALAWGAAAASLPGSRMPRPGDLDPAAVRISTRFDPDQPLKERS, encoded by the coding sequence ATGATCGTCACCCTGACACCGAACCCGAGCGTCGACCGGACGATCGAGGTGGATGCCCTGGTACGAGGGGCGGTGCTGCGGGCCCAGGCCTCGCGCGTCGACCCGGGCGGCAAGGGAGTCAACGTGTCCCGGGCGCTGGCCGCCAACGCGCGCAAGACGTACGCCGTGCTGCCGGCCGGAGGCTGGGAGGGCGACCAGCTGGCCGCCCTGCTCGCCCCGGAGGACGTCCCGGTCATGCTGGTCCCGGTCAGCGGCTCGATCCGTGCCAACGTCAGCGTGGTCGAACCGGACGGTACCGTGACCAAGCTGAACGAGCCCGGCCCCACCTTGAGCGAGGCCGAGCTCGAGGCGGTCACCGCCGCCACCGTGGCGGCCGCGGCCGGTGCCGACTGGGTGGCCGTGTCCGGAAGCCTCCCGCCCGGCACGCCCGTCGACTTCTACGCCCGCCTGATCCAGCGGCTCGGCCCGGCCTCGGTCCGGGCCGCGGTCGACACCAGCGGCCCGCCGCTGGTCGCCGCCCTGGCCGCCGGCCCGGACCTCATCAAGCCCAACCGGGAAGAGCTGGCCGAGGCGGCGGGTCGGCCGGTGACCACGCTCGGCGAAGCCGTCACCGCCGCCGAGGAGCTGCGTCGCCGCGGTGCCCGCACGGTGCTGGCCAGCCTCGGCGCGGACGGCGCGCTGCTGGTCGACGCCAGCGGAGCCGTGCACGGTGAGGCCCGGGTGGACCGGCCGCGAAGCGCCGTCGGCGCCGGCGACGCGCTGCTGGCCGGCTTCCTGGCCGGCGGTGGCAGCGGGCCCGAGGCCCTGGCCGAGGCGCTCGCCTGGGGGGCCGCCGCCGCCAGCCTGCCCGGCAGCCGGATGCCCCGGCCGGGCGACCTGGACCCGGCCGCCGTCCGGATCTCGACCCGCTTCGACCCCGACCAACCCCTGAAGGAACGGAGCTGA
- a CDS encoding PTS sugar transporter subunit IIA gives MADLITPDLVDLDLAAADRHQATRSLAERLQAAGRVTDLDGFLADVRAREAQMPTGIEGGIGIPHARSAHVTEPTLGFGRSTAGIDFGSDDGPADLIFLIAAPEGGGAEHMNILASLARRLIHASFKEALRTAPDPEAVVNLIKKEVLGQ, from the coding sequence ATGGCGGACCTCATCACCCCCGACCTCGTCGACCTCGATCTGGCCGCCGCCGACCGACACCAGGCGACCCGCTCGCTGGCCGAGCGGCTCCAGGCAGCCGGGCGCGTCACCGACCTCGACGGCTTCCTGGCCGACGTGCGTGCCCGGGAGGCGCAGATGCCGACCGGGATCGAAGGTGGCATCGGCATCCCGCACGCCCGCTCGGCGCACGTCACCGAGCCCACGCTCGGCTTCGGGCGCAGCACGGCCGGGATCGACTTCGGCTCCGACGACGGTCCGGCCGACCTGATCTTCCTCATCGCCGCCCCCGAGGGCGGCGGCGCCGAGCACATGAACATCCTCGCCTCCCTGGCCAGGAGGCTCATCCACGCCTCCTTCAAGGAGGCGCTGCGCACCGCCCCCGACCCGGAGGCCGTCGTCAACCTCATCAAGAAGGAGGTGCTGGGACAGTGA
- a CDS encoding fructose-specific PTS transporter subunit EIIC, translating to MKIVAVTSCPTGIAHTYMAAEALEQAAKDAGHELKVETQGAAGAEPLPPEDIANADAVVFAADVEVRNRERFAGKPLVQTSVKRAINDAPGVLAEVETAAERGVTAAPATAGPADSLVADAAPALATKVDQQAHLGIRLRGWLMTGVSYMIPFVAAGGILIALAFLLGGPEVANKVNGGTFEGVEYPAVTDLSKLVVQAGWAGLLFKIGATSFFMLVPILAGFIAYAMADRPGLVPGIVAGLLANEIGAGFLGGLIGGLLAGAIVMAIKRVKVPRGVAGIMPVVVIPLVSALVVGALMLVVVGQPIAAATEGLTDWLNGLSGTNAVVLGVLIGLMMAFDMGGPVNKVAYAFGLASLASGNLKVMAAVMAAGMTPPLGLALATVVRPKLFTRAERQAGEAAWLLGASFITEGAIPFAAGDPIRVIPSLMLGSAVTGGLSMVFGSTSRAPHGGIWVLGLVGRPLLYLVAIVAGTIVTAVVVALAKSIGRRVPAEAEPAVMPTGTATATG from the coding sequence GTGAAGATCGTCGCGGTGACGTCGTGTCCCACGGGAATCGCCCATACCTACATGGCGGCCGAGGCGCTCGAGCAGGCCGCCAAGGACGCCGGCCACGAGCTGAAGGTCGAGACCCAGGGCGCGGCTGGTGCCGAGCCGCTGCCCCCCGAGGACATCGCCAACGCCGATGCGGTCGTGTTCGCCGCCGACGTCGAGGTCCGCAACCGCGAGCGGTTCGCCGGCAAGCCGCTCGTCCAGACGTCGGTCAAGCGTGCCATCAACGACGCTCCCGGTGTGCTCGCCGAGGTCGAGACGGCCGCCGAGCGCGGCGTGACGGCCGCCCCGGCCACCGCAGGGCCGGCCGACTCGCTGGTCGCCGATGCCGCGCCGGCGCTGGCCACCAAGGTCGACCAGCAGGCCCACCTGGGGATCCGGCTGCGCGGCTGGCTGATGACCGGCGTCAGCTACATGATCCCGTTCGTCGCCGCCGGAGGGATCCTGATCGCGCTCGCCTTCCTGCTCGGCGGCCCCGAGGTCGCCAACAAGGTCAACGGCGGGACCTTCGAGGGCGTCGAGTACCCCGCCGTCACCGACCTGTCCAAGCTGGTCGTCCAGGCCGGCTGGGCGGGGCTGCTGTTCAAGATCGGCGCGACCTCGTTCTTCATGCTGGTGCCGATCCTGGCCGGCTTCATCGCCTACGCCATGGCCGACCGGCCGGGCCTCGTGCCCGGCATCGTCGCCGGCCTGCTCGCCAACGAGATCGGCGCCGGCTTCCTCGGCGGGCTCATCGGCGGCCTGCTCGCCGGCGCGATCGTCATGGCCATCAAGCGGGTCAAGGTGCCGCGCGGGGTCGCCGGCATCATGCCGGTGGTGGTCATCCCGCTCGTGTCCGCGCTGGTCGTCGGCGCGCTCATGCTGGTGGTGGTCGGCCAGCCGATCGCGGCGGCGACGGAGGGGCTGACCGACTGGCTGAACGGCCTGTCCGGCACCAACGCCGTCGTGCTCGGCGTGCTGATCGGCCTGATGATGGCCTTCGACATGGGCGGCCCGGTGAACAAGGTCGCCTACGCCTTCGGGCTGGCCAGCCTGGCCAGCGGCAACCTCAAGGTGATGGCCGCCGTCATGGCCGCCGGCATGACCCCGCCGCTCGGCCTGGCGCTCGCCACCGTGGTCCGCCCCAAGCTGTTCACCAGGGCCGAGCGGCAGGCCGGGGAGGCGGCCTGGCTGCTCGGGGCGTCGTTCATCACCGAGGGGGCGATCCCCTTCGCCGCCGGCGACCCGATCCGGGTGATCCCGTCGCTGATGCTCGGCAGCGCCGTCACCGGTGGCCTCTCCATGGTGTTCGGCTCCACGTCGCGGGCGCCGCACGGCGGCATCTGGGTGCTCGGGCTGGTCGGCAGGCCCCTGCTGTACCTGGTCGCCATCGTCGCGGGGACGATCGTGACCGCGGTCGTGGTGGCCCTGGCCAAGTCGATCGGGCGCCGGGTCCCCGCCGAGGCCGAGCCGGCCGTCATGCCGACCGGGACCGCGACGGCCACCGGGTAG
- a CDS encoding HPr family phosphocarrier protein has translation MGATRRVVVGSKVGLHARPAALFVQTASKLPVKVTVAKEGSDPVDARSILAVLGLDIRGGQEIILVAEGDGAEQALDELAALVAKDLDAPDAG, from the coding sequence ATGGGAGCGACTCGACGGGTCGTCGTCGGCTCCAAGGTCGGGCTGCACGCCCGCCCGGCCGCGCTGTTCGTGCAGACCGCCAGCAAGCTGCCTGTCAAGGTGACGGTCGCCAAGGAGGGCAGCGACCCCGTCGACGCCCGCAGCATCCTGGCCGTGCTCGGCCTGGACATCCGCGGCGGCCAGGAGATCATCCTCGTCGCCGAGGGCGACGGTGCCGAGCAGGCCCTCGACGAGCTGGCCGCCCTCGTGGCCAAGGACCTGGACGCCCCCGATGCCGGCTGA